Sequence from the Notolabrus celidotus isolate fNotCel1 chromosome 14, fNotCel1.pri, whole genome shotgun sequence genome:
caaatattactccaatacaagtgaaagtttatctgtcagattattacttgagttaaagttctggagtacttgcttttaaaaatatttaagtattcaaagtacttcttaaaaaatctaaaaacatgTGTATTTTCAGAATACATAAATGcattcaagaatacataggagtaaattcggttacatcatgtttatctagaaaccattacttgaaatctctaaaaactatatcatggaataaaaacagcaactaagttactccaagcacagacaacttagttagaaatgttcatctgggatgaaacaaatgttaagtagcacagcacactttctcaggttgaaTAGTGAGTGTTtatatgtttgagcagagtgggaaacagggagaacatttcaaacgatacgtatcattcttcatttcaaaaacctctaacatgagCTGAAGATATGggcatgggtgctcaggtggagaattatagccatcattaccacctctacatgaactgcctgatctgagtgaaatttgctctgtttgttccacaaattcatgagctgacttcaaagctaaagtagtgagtaactagagcactgatagaaatgtagtggagtcaaaagtacaataattgtcttctgaatgtagtggagtcaaagtaataagtaccccccaaaaataatactcaagtaaagcacagatactcaaaaatgtacttaagtactgtattcaagtaaatttactttactgtccaccactgctaacTAATAATGTCGGGAGTGTATTGGAATGACCTGGCTTATGTGAAGGTTAACTTACTGCAAGGAATTGATATAATTGTATGAAAACATTTGCCTGTAGATGAATATGTACCAGTTCTTACATCATTGGTTATAAATAACTTTGATCTTCCATTATTTGTAGTGTTTGATCATCAGCTGTGTCCATACCTCTGGCATCATGAACAACGAAGTGACAGTGGTTACCTGTCCGTTTGTGGATGTGCGCCTGACAAGCACCATCTCCACCTTTGAGGTGAAGCGCAGGTTCAACAGAGGGATTACTATTGCAGATCTAAAGGTGAGAGTCATACCATACATTATAACCCTCTACTGTTAGACTCAACCACATCTACTTTACACAATAAACTCACCTTCCTTGTGTTTTCAGAGACCTAACATTGTCCACGAAAAGTTCATCCCATCACTTCTGCTTGTTGTTTGAACTGTGTTTAGGGGAAGTTGGAGATGGTTGTGGGCACATCTCCCTCCAGCATGGACCTGGAGTTGTTCAGTGTCTCTGACAAGTTCATGCAGAAAATGGATGACAATGAGGCCTTGCTTGGTTCTTATCCTGTCGATGATGAGTGCAGAATACATGTAAGTTTTGATTGGCCCAGATTGATGTCCTGTTTTAGTAAACTGTGTTTAAGTTTGGTTGTACTTCCCAAATCCAATTCCCCTTCCTTGGCTGCaataatttttttattgcaatTTTTCTAGATTcaatcattgtttgtttttttgcaaactATAAAACTTAACCACTTTTCTTAAGGTACAGGCCTATGATCTTGACTGTTAAAAGTTTGCAGTAAAACATTAGAAAGCTGATTGCAATTGGGTTGGTGGTTAAAATGACTTTTTTCTCCCATGTTGGTTATAAGTGCTTGCAAGAGTTGTAAAAATCAATAACAGCTTGCAACTGAATTAAAAGACAACaattcagcagaaaaaaatgtgaactaCTTTGTAGTGTCTAACAATCTCCTTCTGTCCATTTTAATGCTGTTTTCAGGTCTCAACTTAAACATATAGTGAGCTCTTTTTTTGACAATGTGCATGTCTCATCCTGCTCTACAGGTTTCTGATAAAAGTGGAGGTCAAATGGACAACTTCGCTGATGTATCTCAAGTGGAGAAGTTTGCACTTTCAGATGATGCTTATAGTAAGAGATCAGGTAAGGTCTGACATACTGTCTAGTTTTTGATTCTCATACactttattttgtacttttgcttTAAAAGATATAGTTCTCTAATCCTATTAGCCCATTTTGTTATTGCATCAGTCAATATACTTATCTACATGAATGAAATAGAACATTATAGAGTTTTTAACTGTGATATGATAGTTGATAATTAGGTtagacaacaaaaaacaactgaaaaattAACATTATGTGATTCAGACATTGGTTGATAACTGATTGTTAGTTGTGGTCATAGAAGAAAATAGGTTTTACCTATTTATAatacctatttatttatttaaatgattattCTTTTTACATGGAAAGCACTTTGAGCTGTATCAAATGTAATGAAAGGTGCTACACAAATACCGTTTATTATGGATTACACTTCACCATAGCTATTTGATTTTTATATTATGATAACCCCCTGGTAAATACTTGAAGTAATTCTCCAATGTTCTTGATAGAGGATGCTTTGCTGCATCCACAGTCTGCATTAAGTACTATCCAACTGTCTTTCAGATTCTGCAAGGTCATTCATGAAGAGTCTTCGTGTTGGTCAGTACAATGAGGAAGAAATGGCCAAAAAGAAAGCTGAGCTCTCCGCTCgtagggaggaggagaaggctgCTGCTGATGCCATTTCTGTTGGTAACCGTTGCAAAGTTCAAGTCCCAGGACAGCCCACAAAGCTTGGCACAGTCATGTATGTTGGTAAGTGTGAATTAAACTTCACTAGTTTATTTCTTTTGGACACTGCTTTGTGCCTGGTTTGATTCTGTCTTTAACAGAGCAGACTTTTTTGGCAGGTTTAGAAACACATGACTTTGATTTTAGTTCTCTGTTATAgttggttttattattttattatggcTGTTATTTGATACGATGACTGAAGCAAAGAAAGATAAAAGTGTGAAGTTCAGGTTTAAAGAACAAAGTGTTTTGCAGGTACAGCAGATTTCAAGCAAGGCTACTGGGTGGGCTTGAAGTACGACGAGCCCATGGGGAAGCACAATGGAACG
This genomic interval carries:
- the tbcb gene encoding tubulin-folding cofactor B; translation: MNNEVTVVTCPFVDVRLTSTISTFEVKRRFNRGITIADLKGKLEMVVGTSPSSMDLELFSVSDKFMQKMDDNEALLGSYPVDDECRIHVSDKSGGQMDNFADVSQVEKFALSDDAYSKRSDSARSFMKSLRVGQYNEEEMAKKKAELSARREEEKAAADAISVGNRCKVQVPGQPTKLGTVMYVGTADFKQGYWVGLKYDEPMGKHNGTVDGKQYFECEDKYGGFVKPQNVLVGDFPEEDYGLDEM